A portion of the Acidisarcina polymorpha genome contains these proteins:
- a CDS encoding alcohol dehydrogenase catalytic domain-containing protein produces the protein MIIRNVPDPECPADGAIVRVGANGICRTDWHLWTDDWAWRGLAIKPPFVLGHEFSGTIEEVGRDVKDWKKGDRVIFPMNPGEGTCEWCRSGNQHVCDSGALLVPGVSYWGAFAEYVAIRYADVNLVRLPDAISFVDSASMACRYMAAFHGVVNQAAVRGGEWVVVHGAGGMGLSAVQIAVATGARVIAVDTSLKALNAARDLGAVHTINSRTDDPVEAVRTITHGGAQVSVDALGIDETCRNSVMSLRKLGRHVQLGHTTRKEKGYVALPIDVILLNELRLYGTLALRYHARDVRSRYSQARPSRSSTCWTGWSHRGT, from the coding sequence TTGATAATACGAAACGTCCCCGATCCGGAATGCCCCGCTGACGGGGCGATTGTGCGTGTGGGTGCCAACGGCATCTGCCGTACTGACTGGCATCTTTGGACCGACGACTGGGCTTGGCGCGGACTCGCCATCAAACCACCGTTTGTCTTAGGACATGAGTTCAGCGGCACCATCGAGGAGGTGGGCCGTGACGTGAAGGACTGGAAGAAGGGCGATCGTGTCATTTTCCCGATGAATCCAGGCGAGGGCACTTGCGAGTGGTGCCGCAGTGGTAACCAGCACGTTTGTGATAGCGGAGCTTTACTCGTTCCCGGCGTTTCGTACTGGGGTGCGTTCGCCGAATATGTCGCGATTCGCTATGCTGACGTAAACCTTGTGCGATTGCCTGACGCCATCTCATTCGTCGATTCGGCGAGTATGGCGTGCCGCTACATGGCTGCGTTTCATGGTGTGGTAAACCAAGCAGCGGTTCGTGGGGGCGAATGGGTTGTAGTACACGGAGCAGGTGGAATGGGCTTATCCGCAGTGCAGATTGCCGTGGCGACCGGCGCAAGAGTGATCGCGGTCGATACCTCCTTGAAGGCGCTCAACGCCGCCCGGGACTTGGGAGCTGTCCATACGATAAACAGTCGCACCGATGATCCCGTCGAAGCCGTGCGCACGATTACACATGGCGGTGCGCAGGTATCCGTCGACGCGCTAGGCATCGACGAGACCTGCCGCAACTCTGTCATGTCGCTGCGCAAACTCGGACGACACGTACAGCTCGGTCACACCACACGCAAAGAGAAAGGCTATGTGGCCTTGCCCATTGACGTGATCCTGCTCAATGAGCTTCGACTCTACGGAACGTTAGCGCTTCGATACCATGCTCGCGATGTGCGCAGCCGGTACTCTCAAGCCCGGCCAAGTCGTTCATCAACGTGTTGGACTGGATGGAGTCACCGGGGTACTTGA
- a CDS encoding TetR/AcrR family transcriptional regulator — translation MAGRPREFDRDKALLLARDLFWERGYEAVSMADLTERLGLASARLYAAFGSKGDLFREAITHYETQEGGFADRALAEEITAARAIERMFHDGIELYTRKQGPRGCMVVSSATNCTEANEQVREWLAEHRRARTASITRRIQKAVSTGELQAETDATALGELYAAALHGISVQARDGAKRKRLMAMTPLLVSLMQSNLAH, via the coding sequence ATGGCTGGACGACCTCGCGAATTCGACCGGGATAAGGCTCTTCTACTTGCCCGTGATCTCTTCTGGGAGCGTGGGTATGAAGCCGTGTCGATGGCAGATCTAACTGAGAGGCTTGGACTCGCCTCCGCCCGACTTTACGCAGCGTTTGGGTCGAAGGGAGATCTCTTTCGTGAAGCCATTACACATTACGAGACACAAGAAGGTGGTTTCGCAGATCGTGCTCTTGCCGAGGAAATCACGGCGGCTCGGGCGATTGAGAGAATGTTTCACGACGGGATTGAGCTGTACACACGCAAACAGGGGCCCCGCGGATGTATGGTCGTCTCCTCTGCCACAAACTGCACGGAGGCCAATGAGCAAGTTAGAGAGTGGTTGGCAGAACACCGCAGAGCGCGGACAGCGAGCATCACACGCCGCATCCAAAAGGCGGTTTCCACCGGCGAATTACAGGCAGAAACGGATGCGACTGCGTTGGGGGAGCTTTACGCCGCAGCACTCCACGGGATATCAGTTCAGGCCCGCGATGGAGCGAAACGAAAACGCCTGATGGCGATGACTCCGTTGCTGGTGTCGCTTATGCAATCGAATTTAGCGCACTAA
- a CDS encoding site-specific integrase, which produces MTHLRQLMLDELQRLNYSQSTARSYIHAVEDFAKYFHCSPERLGPEHIRQYQAYLFRERKLSPGTIEGRTAALRFLLIKTLRRHTFQITSHFPSDRGGCRRFSISRRYRGSSIRPGT; this is translated from the coding sequence GTGACCCATCTTCGGCAGCTAATGCTGGATGAACTCCAGCGCCTCAATTACTCTCAGAGCACCGCACGTTCCTATATCCACGCGGTGGAAGACTTTGCGAAGTATTTCCATTGCTCACCGGAACGCCTTGGGCCTGAGCATATCCGCCAGTACCAGGCGTATCTGTTTCGCGAGCGCAAGCTTTCCCCAGGAACCATCGAAGGCCGCACTGCAGCGCTGCGTTTTCTCTTAATCAAGACGCTGCGTCGGCATACCTTCCAGATCACATCCCATTTCCCAAGCGACAGAGGCGGCTGCCGACGATTCTCGATCAGCAGGAGGTATCGCGGCTCATCGATTCGGCCGGGAACCTGA
- a CDS encoding tyrosine-type recombinase/integrase, with protein sequence MTHLRQIMLEELERRNYAPSTIRAYIRTVEHYSRHFHRPPDQLGLDHIREYQAAMFRTWKLAPNTVTQRLAALRFLYIQVLKRGWSAAETPYPKKVLHLPEILSQQEVARLIDATETPFQRILVMTLYATGARRAEVARLKVTDIDSRRMVVHIRGGKGRKDRDVMLSPALLEALRTYWRGLRHKPSEWLFPGNRWHTSSRPVTTKVLWTACQQAALRAGLEHKHIHPHTLRHCFATHLLEAGADLRTIQVLLGHRDLEETTIYLHLSSKHLSATSSPLDTLQLGTPGEALRSA encoded by the coding sequence GTGACCCATCTACGTCAGATCATGCTGGAAGAGTTGGAGCGCCGCAACTACGCTCCGTCCACGATTCGCGCTTACATCCGCACCGTCGAGCACTACTCGCGGCACTTTCACCGTCCACCCGATCAGCTCGGCCTGGATCACATCCGGGAGTATCAGGCAGCCATGTTCCGTACCTGGAAGCTGGCTCCCAACACGGTCACGCAACGGCTGGCTGCGTTGCGCTTCCTCTACATCCAGGTACTGAAGCGCGGTTGGAGCGCCGCCGAGACGCCCTATCCGAAGAAGGTGCTGCATCTTCCGGAGATCCTCAGCCAGCAGGAAGTGGCTCGCCTGATCGATGCGACCGAGACCCCGTTCCAACGCATTCTAGTCATGACGCTCTATGCCACAGGAGCGCGACGGGCAGAGGTGGCTCGGCTGAAGGTGACCGACATCGACAGCCGGCGGATGGTGGTGCACATCCGCGGCGGCAAGGGACGCAAGGACCGCGACGTGATGCTGAGCCCGGCGCTGCTCGAAGCGCTGCGCACCTACTGGCGCGGACTTCGGCACAAGCCGAGCGAGTGGCTGTTTCCCGGCAACCGGTGGCATACGTCGAGCCGGCCGGTTACCACCAAGGTGCTGTGGACAGCGTGCCAGCAGGCCGCGCTCCGCGCCGGTTTGGAGCACAAGCACATCCATCCGCATACCCTGCGTCACTGCTTTGCGACGCACCTGCTCGAAGCTGGAGCCGACCTACGCACGATCCAGGTCCTGCTCGGTCATCGCGATCTCGAAGAGACCACGATCTATCTTCACCTCTCCAGCAAGCATCTGAGTGCAACCTCCAGCCCGCTCGACACCCTTCAGCTTGGAACACCAGGAGAAGCCTTACGAAGCGCCTGA
- a CDS encoding IS91 family transposase, which produces MSRSSVEMADIVRYAGQGFVERSRRWINGQHEKVLTAITRCRTAALGGHRDQCSGCGHTAISYNSCRNRHCPRCQGNARIRWLQQRERELLPTRYVHAVFTMPRELAPLALQNKRLIYGLLFRASAATLLEVARDPRHLGAEIGFFSVLHTWDQRLQHHPHVHCVIAAGGLAPDHAGWVSSQRSFFLPVKVLGRVFRGKFVAGLKAAFQEGKLEFHGQLASLAQPRSFAARLRILFRHDWVVYSKRPFGGPEHALRYLGAYTHRVGISNSRLVALSDGQVSFRWRDSAHNNRKRVMSLPVDEFLRRFLLHLLPRGFVRIRNFGFLANRQRATLLPLCFSLLERSSGLPAHAPQEPARSTALPKCPHCGAIMHVVERLTLAQLMVRPPPLPRRQAA; this is translated from the coding sequence CTGAGCCGCTCCTCTGTGGAGATGGCCGACATCGTTCGCTACGCTGGGCAGGGCTTCGTCGAACGCAGCCGCAGGTGGATCAACGGCCAGCATGAGAAGGTGCTGACCGCGATCACCCGGTGCCGCACTGCCGCTCTCGGGGGCCATCGCGACCAGTGCTCCGGCTGCGGGCACACGGCCATCTCCTACAACTCGTGCCGGAACCGACACTGCCCCAGGTGCCAGGGCAACGCCCGCATCCGCTGGCTCCAGCAGCGCGAACGCGAGCTGCTGCCCACGCGCTACGTCCATGCCGTGTTCACGATGCCGCGCGAACTGGCACCACTCGCACTCCAGAACAAGCGGTTGATCTATGGACTGCTGTTTCGCGCCAGTGCCGCCACGCTGCTGGAGGTCGCTCGCGATCCGCGACACCTTGGAGCCGAGATCGGCTTCTTCAGCGTGCTGCACACTTGGGACCAAAGATTGCAGCATCATCCGCATGTCCACTGCGTCATCGCCGCCGGCGGTCTCGCACCGGATCACGCCGGTTGGGTCTCCTCCCAACGATCCTTCTTCCTGCCAGTCAAGGTGCTCGGGCGTGTCTTCCGAGGCAAGTTCGTCGCCGGCCTGAAGGCCGCATTCCAAGAAGGCAAGCTCGAGTTCCACGGCCAACTCGCATCGCTTGCCCAGCCACGCAGCTTCGCCGCCAGGCTCAGAATCCTGTTTCGTCACGACTGGGTCGTCTACTCCAAGCGTCCCTTCGGCGGACCGGAACATGCCCTGCGCTATCTCGGCGCTTACACCCATCGCGTCGGCATCTCCAACAGCAGACTGGTCGCTCTATCCGATGGCCAGGTCAGCTTCCGCTGGAGAGACTCCGCGCACAACAACAGGAAGCGAGTCATGAGCCTTCCTGTAGACGAGTTTCTGCGTCGCTTCCTGTTGCACCTGCTGCCTCGCGGCTTCGTCCGCATCCGCAACTTCGGCTTCCTTGCGAACCGACAACGTGCTACGTTGCTGCCGCTCTGCTTCAGCCTGCTCGAGCGCTCATCAGGACTGCCAGCGCATGCCCCTCAAGAACCTGCACGATCCACCGCTCTTCCGAAGTGTCCACACTGCGGCGCAATCATGCACGTCGTCGAACGGCTCACCTTGGCTCAACTGATGGTTCGCCCTCCACCGCTCCCGCGCAGGCAAGCCGCATGA
- a CDS encoding TetR/AcrR family transcriptional regulator, with protein MTEKKTRGRQRSSESQEAILAATAELLTQKPLRDITIEAIAGKAGVGKVTIYRWWPTKAYVALDACSSILARNIPVSDTGDIRTDLTTLLRYSLDLAAMPEGKIVGQFLAETQDDPQFALLFRDRVVRPRRDAIGELLDRAAKRGEINPKIDKHFIIDLLYAPLIFRNMVGSCPPAMNAEEMICAVLYGIGSPKSTRGALSFRLGPKPKTLRIKKS; from the coding sequence ATGACGGAAAAGAAAACCCGAGGCCGCCAGCGTAGCAGCGAATCGCAGGAGGCGATTCTGGCGGCGACCGCTGAACTGCTGACGCAAAAGCCTCTTAGGGATATCACCATCGAAGCCATCGCCGGCAAGGCCGGAGTCGGGAAGGTAACCATTTACAGGTGGTGGCCCACCAAGGCCTATGTCGCGCTGGACGCCTGTAGCAGCATCCTCGCTCGGAACATACCGGTCTCGGATACGGGTGACATAAGAACGGATCTCACGACCTTGCTTCGCTACAGCCTGGATCTAGCGGCTATGCCGGAAGGGAAAATCGTCGGTCAATTCCTTGCTGAAACGCAAGATGATCCGCAATTCGCCCTGCTCTTTCGCGATAGGGTCGTTAGACCGAGACGTGATGCGATTGGGGAACTGCTGGATCGCGCTGCGAAGCGTGGAGAGATCAATCCCAAGATTGACAAACACTTCATCATCGATCTTCTCTACGCCCCCCTCATCTTTAGAAATATGGTTGGTTCATGCCCTCCTGCGATGAACGCAGAGGAGATGATCTGTGCGGTCCTGTATGGCATTGGCAGTCCGAAATCAACTCGAGGCGCGCTCTCGTTTCGACTAGGCCCGAAACCGAAGACCTTGAGGATAAAGAAAAGTTGA
- a CDS encoding zinc-dependent alcohol dehydrogenase family protein, which yields MPRIVRLYEFGGPEKLQLEDAPSQQPGKDEVKLRVQATGLNRAEAMYMRGSYYGDKPSLPSRIGFEAAGKVEAVGPGVDPVLIGRQVSTMGGFSQGQYGVLGEEAIVPVSAIAEYPGSFSPEQGASIWIAYLTAWGALIHDAGVTSGDFVVIPAASSSVGLAAIQIAKDAGAVAIATTRTAEKQQEVLALGADHVIATEEEDLPARVREITGGLGSRVIFDPVGGPYVESLPRQRPTAQPSFSMAGSRDNPRCTPSRRVSKGLSLRGYTMTEVRGKQAVLDHAQSYIRERLQDGRFVPKIAKTFPLEQSADAYRFLESSSQVGKVVITV from the coding sequence ATGCCAAGAATAGTTCGGTTATACGAGTTCGGTGGCCCGGAGAAATTACAGCTGGAGGATGCCCCCTCTCAGCAGCCCGGCAAAGATGAGGTCAAGCTGCGTGTGCAGGCGACTGGCTTAAATCGTGCCGAGGCGATGTATATGCGTGGGTCCTACTACGGAGACAAGCCAAGCTTGCCGTCACGCATCGGATTTGAGGCAGCGGGTAAGGTAGAAGCCGTGGGTCCGGGTGTAGACCCCGTACTGATCGGCAGGCAAGTGTCCACGATGGGTGGCTTCTCACAAGGGCAGTATGGTGTGCTGGGCGAAGAGGCTATTGTGCCAGTTTCTGCGATTGCCGAATACCCTGGCAGTTTTTCGCCTGAACAAGGTGCCTCAATTTGGATTGCGTACCTTACAGCCTGGGGCGCTCTCATTCACGATGCGGGTGTCACGTCAGGCGACTTCGTTGTGATTCCGGCTGCTTCCAGCAGCGTGGGTCTCGCAGCGATCCAGATTGCCAAAGACGCAGGCGCTGTGGCCATCGCCACTACCCGCACTGCGGAGAAGCAACAGGAAGTTCTCGCACTCGGTGCAGACCATGTGATCGCAACCGAAGAAGAAGATTTGCCCGCCCGTGTGCGCGAGATTACCGGTGGCTTGGGGAGCCGGGTCATATTCGATCCCGTTGGCGGCCCATATGTCGAAAGCTTGCCGAGGCAGCGGCCTACGGCGCAACCATCTTTCTCTATGGCGGGCTCTCGGGACAACCCACGGTGTACCCCGTCGCGACGGGTCTCAAAAGGACTGAGCCTGCGCGGCTACACGATGACGGAAGTTCGGGGCAAACAAGCCGTGCTGGATCATGCACAGAGCTATATTCGCGAACGGCTGCAGGACGGTCGGTTCGTACCAAAGATCGCAAAGACGTTTCCGCTTGAGCAGTCGGCTGACGCTTACCGGTTTCTTGAATCCAGTTCCCAGGTTGGTAAGGTAGTCATCACGGTATAA
- a CDS encoding VOC family protein translates to MSFSPLSLTPLIGVFDMPRSLSFYRDTLGFTVVSASPEVETAEGRFSHWMWLRFGQAEIMLNTQYDSNERPPTPSEKTPRDAVFYVGCSDVEQAYKELTKRGLQAQSPKVAPYGLKIFSVEDPDGYTIVFQEAPSQVV, encoded by the coding sequence ATGAGCTTCTCACCGTTGAGTCTGACGCCGTTGATCGGTGTGTTTGACATGCCCCGGTCGCTCTCTTTCTACCGGGATACTTTAGGATTTACTGTCGTCTCGGCCTCCCCTGAGGTCGAAACCGCGGAGGGCAGGTTTTCTCACTGGATGTGGCTTCGATTTGGACAAGCCGAAATCATGCTGAACACGCAGTACGATTCGAACGAGCGCCCACCAACGCCTTCAGAGAAGACACCAAGGGATGCTGTGTTCTACGTCGGCTGCTCGGATGTGGAGCAGGCATATAAAGAACTCACGAAAAGAGGTTTGCAGGCACAATCTCCGAAGGTGGCCCCGTATGGTCTCAAAATCTTCAGCGTAGAAGATCCCGATGGATACACGATTGTGTTCCAAGAAGCGCCTTCTCAAGTTGTTTAA
- a CDS encoding SDR family NAD(P)-dependent oxidoreductase, which translates to MDLELNGKRALVTGSTSGIGEQIAKTLAGEGVQVVVHGRRKAEADRVVQEITASGGAAMAAIGDLGSDEETAEVVKVSLSAFGGIDILINNAGTFPMKPWLLSTAAEWLDLYNANVGSVVRLVTQLVPSMVERKWGRVVMLGSFLGPMPGPPVANYGTTKAANIAQAVSLAKELGGTGVTANTVSPGPIRTPGMEAGAREMMTSQGQEYNFDMFEQFYVQQTRLPAGRIGSPMDIANMVAFLSSPLADFITGANLRVDGGMMPTTN; encoded by the coding sequence ATGGATCTAGAACTGAACGGGAAGCGTGCTTTGGTCACCGGGAGCACAAGTGGAATTGGGGAACAGATCGCGAAGACTCTTGCAGGGGAAGGTGTGCAGGTTGTTGTTCATGGCAGGCGAAAGGCGGAAGCGGATCGCGTAGTGCAGGAAATCACTGCGAGTGGAGGAGCGGCCATGGCAGCCATCGGCGATCTTGGAAGCGATGAGGAGACGGCCGAGGTCGTGAAGGTCTCCTTGTCGGCCTTTGGCGGTATCGACATCCTCATCAACAACGCAGGGACATTTCCGATGAAGCCATGGCTGCTATCGACTGCAGCTGAGTGGCTTGATCTGTACAACGCGAACGTGGGCTCGGTCGTACGGCTGGTCACGCAACTTGTTCCCTCGATGGTGGAGCGTAAGTGGGGTCGGGTCGTGATGCTGGGCAGCTTCCTTGGCCCGATGCCGGGTCCCCCTGTGGCTAATTACGGCACAACGAAGGCTGCCAACATCGCCCAAGCGGTTTCTTTGGCAAAAGAACTCGGCGGGACCGGCGTGACTGCAAACACAGTGAGCCCGGGGCCCATCCGAACACCGGGGATGGAAGCTGGGGCGCGGGAGATGATGACCTCGCAGGGACAGGAGTACAACTTCGACATGTTCGAGCAGTTCTATGTGCAGCAAACCCGTTTGCCTGCCGGCAGGATCGGCTCGCCGATGGACATTGCGAACATGGTGGCTTTTTTATCAAGTCCGCTGGCCGACTTCATCACAGGTGCCAACTTACGCGTAGATGGCGGCATGATGCCGACAACCAACTAA
- a CDS encoding TetR/AcrR family transcriptional regulator produces the protein METLDPPAAKRLGRPLSFDRDKALHAALLQFWRTGYETTSVAELTHVMGITAPSLYTAFGDKESLFLECLEKYANPGPKTTPELIAEARSARQAAQQLLELSARWFTQRDAPAGCLVASGASSGSVNSQRVRAALKNIRDANRKALQKRAERDIREGRLPRTANAQALASMTMAIVQGMSTLARDGVGQKALMDLARTAMNAWPTDESS, from the coding sequence ATGGAAACACTCGATCCTCCCGCAGCGAAACGTCTAGGTCGACCGCTCTCGTTTGATCGTGACAAGGCGCTGCATGCGGCCTTGTTGCAGTTCTGGCGGACAGGGTATGAGACCACAAGCGTCGCTGAGCTCACCCACGTCATGGGCATTACCGCGCCGAGCCTGTACACCGCCTTCGGAGACAAGGAATCTCTCTTCCTCGAATGCCTGGAAAAATATGCGAACCCAGGACCGAAGACAACTCCCGAGCTGATTGCGGAGGCTCGCTCCGCTCGGCAGGCTGCGCAGCAGCTTCTTGAGCTTTCCGCGCGCTGGTTCACTCAACGGGACGCCCCTGCCGGGTGTCTGGTCGCAAGCGGTGCGTCCAGCGGGTCGGTCAATTCACAGCGCGTTCGAGCAGCCCTGAAGAATATCCGCGACGCCAATCGCAAGGCTCTTCAAAAAAGGGCAGAACGGGACATCCGCGAGGGGCGCCTGCCCAGAACGGCAAACGCGCAGGCCCTCGCCTCCATGACGATGGCTATCGTTCAAGGCATGTCGACGTTGGCAAGGGACGGGGTTGGTCAAAAGGCTTTAATGGACTTGGCGCGAACTGCAATGAATGCGTGGCCAACGGATGAGTCCTCATAA
- a CDS encoding Crp/Fnr family transcriptional regulator, with protein MRGGGHHNENAAAFDAEAYLASVGIGRRVVQLKRKRVFFSQGDPADAVFYIRKGSAKLTVVSKAGKEATITLLNAGDFVGEEAITAVLGRRLATATATTNCIALRIQRDEMIRVMHEQHDFSDLFVAFLLARSMRTQADLVDQLFNSSEKRLARILLLMAEVGRPGEPEMLIPRISQETLANLIGTTRSRVSFFMNRFRKLGFITYNGRIHVNKSLLNVVLHDHISGTKCH; from the coding sequence ATGCGGGGAGGAGGACATCACAACGAGAACGCAGCGGCGTTTGACGCGGAAGCCTATCTTGCCAGTGTTGGTATTGGCCGTCGAGTCGTTCAACTCAAGAGGAAGCGGGTCTTTTTTTCGCAGGGGGATCCGGCAGATGCTGTGTTCTATATTCGGAAGGGTTCCGCGAAGCTGACGGTTGTTTCGAAGGCCGGTAAAGAAGCAACGATTACGCTGTTGAATGCTGGCGACTTCGTTGGGGAAGAGGCCATCACGGCAGTGCTCGGTCGTCGTCTTGCGACTGCAACGGCAACCACCAACTGTATCGCTCTACGGATTCAGCGTGACGAAATGATCCGCGTTATGCATGAGCAGCACGATTTTTCAGACCTCTTCGTAGCATTTCTGTTGGCACGAAGTATGCGGACCCAGGCCGATCTTGTAGATCAACTCTTCAATTCAAGCGAGAAACGACTGGCGCGAATTCTGCTTTTGATGGCAGAGGTTGGAAGACCTGGGGAACCGGAGATGTTGATCCCTCGGATTTCTCAGGAGACACTCGCGAACTTGATAGGAACAACGCGCTCTCGGGTCAGCTTCTTCATGAACCGCTTTCGGAAGCTGGGCTTCATCACTTACAACGGTCGCATTCATGTGAACAAGTCGCTCCTGAACGTGGTCCTACACGACCACATATCGGGGACCAAATGCCATTAG